From Perognathus longimembris pacificus isolate PPM17 chromosome 4, ASM2315922v1, whole genome shotgun sequence, one genomic window encodes:
- the Retreg2 gene encoding reticulophagy regulator 2 isoform X2, which yields MISYIILLSILLWPLVVYHELIQRMYTRLEPLLMQLDYSMKAEADALHHKHDKRKRQGKNSPPGGDELLAETESESEAELAGFSPLVDVKKTALALAITDSELSDEEASILESGGFSVSRATTPQLTDVSEDLDQQSLPSEPEEALSRELGEGEEAELAPPEDLLDTPQALSRQALDLKEDEQADVAAKETLLRLSSPLHFVNTHFNGAGSPQDGVKCPPGEPVEMLSPEAVSGDLTAPPSTLSPQLCLTENDPVPSPNPFPSVLPPLPQDSPQSSPVPEEEEALATEDFELLDQGELEQLNAELGLGPDTPPKPPDAPPPPPMGQDTHSLLQSDREAQAMVEP from the exons ATGATATCCTACATCATCT TGCTGAGTATCCTGCTGTGGCCCCTGGTGGTTTATCATGAGTTGATCCAGAGGATGTACACTCGCCTCGAGCCCTTGCTCATGCAGCTGGACTACAGCATGAAGGCAGAAGCAGATGCCCTGCATCACAAACATGACAAGAGGA AGCGGCAAGGGAAGAACTCACCCCCAGGAGGTGATGAGCTActggcagagacagagagtgaaagCGAGGCGGAGCTGGCTGGTTTCTCCCCATTG GTAGATGTGAAGAAAACAGCACTGGCCTTGGCCATTACAGACTCAGAGCTGTCAGATGAAGAGGCCTCCATCTTGGAGAGTGGTGGCTTTTCTGTGTCCCGGGCCACAACTCCACAACTGACAGATGTCTCTGAGG ATTTGGACCAGCAGAGCCTGCCAAGTGAGCCAGAAGAAGCACTGAGCcgagagctgggggagggggaagaggcagAGCTGGCCCCTCCTGAAGACCTTCTAGACACCCCTCAGGCCCTCTCGAGGCAAGCTCTGGACTTGAAGGAGGATGAACAAGCAGATGTGGCAGCCAAGGAAACCTTGCTTCGGCTCTCATCCCCTCTTCATTTTGTGAACACACACTTCAATGGGGCAGGGTCCCCCCAGGATGGAGTGAAGTGCCCTCCTGGAGAACCAGTGGAAATGCTGAGCCCAGAGGCAGTGAGTGGTGACCTCACAGCTCCACCCAGCACCCTCTCACCCCAGCTTTGCCTCACTGAAAATGacccagttccctcccccaaccccttccCCTCTGTGCTCCCACCTCTTCCCCAGGACTCACCCCAATCCTCCCCTGTCCCTGAGGAAGAAGAGGCACTCGCCACTGAGGACTTTGAGTTGCTGGATCAGGGGGAGCTGGAGCAGTTGAATGCAGAGCTGGGCTTGGGACCAGACACACCCCCAAAACCTCCTGAtgctccaccccctcctcccatgGGGCAAGACACCCATTCTTTGCTACAGTCAGACCGTGAGGCTCAGGCCATGGTTGAGCCGTGA
- the Retreg2 gene encoding reticulophagy regulator 2 isoform X1, which produces MASGGSGNTGAGGASGLGLGLGLSLGMGEATGEAEEEAATAEAVGRLATALWLRLRSWEAALAAAQRLLVWEKPLHSLVTAAALNGLFWLLSSSSLRPFFLLSISLLAYFLLDLWQPRFFLDVSASSPEEPHSDSEGAGSGARPHLLSVPELCRYLAESWLTFQIHLQELLQYKRQNPAQFCARVCSGCAILAVLGHYVPGIMISYIILLSILLWPLVVYHELIQRMYTRLEPLLMQLDYSMKAEADALHHKHDKRKRQGKNSPPGGDELLAETESESEAELAGFSPLVDVKKTALALAITDSELSDEEASILESGGFSVSRATTPQLTDVSEDLDQQSLPSEPEEALSRELGEGEEAELAPPEDLLDTPQALSRQALDLKEDEQADVAAKETLLRLSSPLHFVNTHFNGAGSPQDGVKCPPGEPVEMLSPEAVSGDLTAPPSTLSPQLCLTENDPVPSPNPFPSVLPPLPQDSPQSSPVPEEEEALATEDFELLDQGELEQLNAELGLGPDTPPKPPDAPPPPPMGQDTHSLLQSDREAQAMVEP; this is translated from the exons aTGGCGAGCGGCGGCAGTGGTAACACCGGGGCGGGTGGAGCCTCCGGGCTGGGCCTCGGCCTGGGTCTGAGCCTCGGCATGGGTGAGGCCACTGgcgaggcggaggaggaggcggccACGGCCGAGGCGGTGGGACGCCTGGCTACCGCGCTGTGGCTGCGGCTCCGCAGCTGGGAGGCCGCGCTGGCGGCGGCGCAGCGGCTGCTCGTGTGGGAGAAGCCGCTGCACAGCCTGGTCACGGCAGCCGCGCTCAACGGCCTCTTCTG GTTGCTGTCTTCATCCTCCCTCCGGCCCTTCTTCCTGCTCAGCATCTCACTTTTGGCCTACTTTCTGCTGGATCTCTGGCAGCCTCGCTTTTTCCTTGACGTTTCAG CATCATCCCCTGAGGAGCCACACTCTGACAG TGAGGGTGCGGGGTCAGGCGCCCGGCCGCACCTGCTGAGTGTGCCTGAGTTGTGCAGATACCTGGCTGAGAGCTGGCTCACCTTCCAGATTCACCTGCAAGAGCTGTTGCAGTACAAGAGGCAGAATCCAGCTCAG TTCTGTGCTCGAGTCTGCTCTGGCTGTGCCATACTGGCTGTGCTTGGACACTATGTTCCTGGGATTATGATATCCTACATCATCT TGCTGAGTATCCTGCTGTGGCCCCTGGTGGTTTATCATGAGTTGATCCAGAGGATGTACACTCGCCTCGAGCCCTTGCTCATGCAGCTGGACTACAGCATGAAGGCAGAAGCAGATGCCCTGCATCACAAACATGACAAGAGGA AGCGGCAAGGGAAGAACTCACCCCCAGGAGGTGATGAGCTActggcagagacagagagtgaaagCGAGGCGGAGCTGGCTGGTTTCTCCCCATTG GTAGATGTGAAGAAAACAGCACTGGCCTTGGCCATTACAGACTCAGAGCTGTCAGATGAAGAGGCCTCCATCTTGGAGAGTGGTGGCTTTTCTGTGTCCCGGGCCACAACTCCACAACTGACAGATGTCTCTGAGG ATTTGGACCAGCAGAGCCTGCCAAGTGAGCCAGAAGAAGCACTGAGCcgagagctgggggagggggaagaggcagAGCTGGCCCCTCCTGAAGACCTTCTAGACACCCCTCAGGCCCTCTCGAGGCAAGCTCTGGACTTGAAGGAGGATGAACAAGCAGATGTGGCAGCCAAGGAAACCTTGCTTCGGCTCTCATCCCCTCTTCATTTTGTGAACACACACTTCAATGGGGCAGGGTCCCCCCAGGATGGAGTGAAGTGCCCTCCTGGAGAACCAGTGGAAATGCTGAGCCCAGAGGCAGTGAGTGGTGACCTCACAGCTCCACCCAGCACCCTCTCACCCCAGCTTTGCCTCACTGAAAATGacccagttccctcccccaaccccttccCCTCTGTGCTCCCACCTCTTCCCCAGGACTCACCCCAATCCTCCCCTGTCCCTGAGGAAGAAGAGGCACTCGCCACTGAGGACTTTGAGTTGCTGGATCAGGGGGAGCTGGAGCAGTTGAATGCAGAGCTGGGCTTGGGACCAGACACACCCCCAAAACCTCCTGAtgctccaccccctcctcccatgGGGCAAGACACCCATTCTTTGCTACAGTCAGACCGTGAGGCTCAGGCCATGGTTGAGCCGTGA
- the Cnppd1 gene encoding protein CNPPD1 — protein MDLAGLLLDEEGTFSLTGFQDFTFLPGHQKLSARIRRRLYYGWDWEADCSLEELSSPVADIAVELLQKAAPSPIRRLQKKYVAHVSREACISPCAMMLALVYIERLRHRNPDYLQHVSSSDLFLISMMVASKYLYDEGEEEEVFNDEWGAAGGVPVPTLNALERGFLSAMDWHLYTDPREIFEVLSWLESCVAEHQGRRRGWYTYTDLCVLLEQPTWQLALSFLCQRLVKLSCLLAMAYVSSVAFAVASVAVIHQSLGLSCSPSPGPPNLGLVSKGLLEPCIPSPVTQCLVSPNISSCLEGDVRLRSLWGSLLASLIPPPLPPPEPPAPPTLFHNCPLCQKLQRDPPTCHACQHPNRTVPTGPSSPWGHTHGLAPPWPWRPAAPPFPQPQQCSLFSVMELARLKSFIFPG, from the exons ATGGACCTGGCCGGGCTCCTGCTGGACGAAGAAGGTACCTTTTCCCTCACCGGCTTCCAGGACTTCACG TTCCTCCCGGGACACCAGAAGCTGAGTGCCAGAATCCGAAGGAGGCTGTACTATGGCTGGGACTGGGAGGCTGACTGCAGCCTGGAGGAGCTCTCCAGCCCCGTGGCAG ACATTGCTGTGGAACTGCTCCAAAAGGCAGCCCCCAGCCCTATCCGAAGACTCCAGAAGAAATATGTAGCTCATGTGTCCCG AGAGGCATGCATCTCCCCTTGTGCTATGATGCTAGCTCTGGTGTACATTGAACGGCTCCGGCACCGAAACCCAGACTACTTGCAGCATGTGTCATCCTCTGACTTGTTTCTGATCTCCATG ATGGTGGCCAGTAAGTACTTGTATGacgaaggggaggaagaggaggtcttCAACGATGAATGGGGAGCTGCTGGTGGTGTGCCAGTGCCCACTCTTAATGCCTTGGAAAGGGGCTTCCTGAGTGCCATG GACTGGCATCTCTACACAGACCCTCGAGAGATATTTGAGGTGCTGAGCTGGCTGGAGAGCTG TGTTGCTGAGCAtcaggggcggcggcggggctggTACACCTACACAGACCTGTGCGTGCTGTTGGAGCAGCCGACCTGGCAACTGGCTCTTAGCTTCCTCTGCCAGCGTCTGGTTAAG CTGTCCTGCCTGTTAGCCATGGCGTACGTGAGCAGTGTGGCCTTTGCTGTGGCATCGGTAGCTGTAATACACCAGTCCTTGGGGCTGTCCTGCAGCCCATCACCTGGTCCCCCCAACCTTGGACTAGTCTCCAAGGGCCTCTTGGAGCCCTGTATACCTTCCCCTGTGACACAGTGCCTGGTGTCTCCTAACATCTCCAGCTGCCTGGAAGGCGACGTCAGGCTGCGTTCACTCTGGGGCAGTCTTCTTGCCTCTCTGATCCCCccaccacttcctcctccagAGCCCCCTGCCCCACCCACTCTTTTCCATAACTGCCCCCTTTGCCAGAAGCTCCAGAGAGATCCTCCAACCTGCCATGCTTGCCAACACCCTAACCGAACGGTACCCACTGGGCCTTCCAGCCCCTGGGGCCACACCCATGGCTTGGCCCCACCTTGGCCCTGGCGCCCTGCGGCCCCCCCATTCCCTCAACCCCAGCAATGTTCCCTTTTCAGTGTCATGGAACTGGCTCGCCTCAAGTCTTTCATTTTCCCCGGCTAG
- the Slc23a3 gene encoding solute carrier family 23 member 3 isoform X1, with translation MNGPPLHPISLLSMGSQNALAPLPPLLPAPQNPSSHSWAFRWRPPTWGLSCLLALQHFLVLASLLSASHLLLLHSLSPGGLSYSPAQLLASSFFSCGISTILQTCIGSRLPLVQAPSFEFLIPALVLTTQKFPLAVHTPGNTSLSLHLCRLPGCPGLELWNTSLREVSGAVVVSGLLQSTLGLLGAPGRVFPFCGPLVLAPSLVVAGLSVHREVAQFCSAHWGLALLLILLMVVCSQHLGSCQVPLWPWRPTSASSTHIHVPAFRLLSVLLPVACVWIVSAFLDLSTPPLKLSASTKAPWFWLPHPGEWDWPLLTPRALAAGISMALAASTSSLGCYALCGQLLQLPPPPPHACSRGLSLEGLGSMLAGLLGCPMGIASSFSNVGTVSLFQAGSRRVAYIVGLLCVGLGLSPGLAQLLTTIPLPVLGGVLGVTQAVVLSAGFSRFHLADIDSGRNVFIVGFSIFMALLLPRWLREAPVPLNTGWSPLDVLLRSLLAEPIFLAGLLGFLLENTISGTRLERGLSQGLPTSFTAQQARMPQKYREKAAQEYGLPFTIQNLCSCIPSFLRCLCPVTEDLGDEEGGNAEPGEGADLLPGFEEPPPASNRERLRVQ, from the exons ATGAACGGACCACCTCTCCATCCCATCTCACTCCTGTCCATGGgctcccagaatgccctggctcccCTGCCACCTTTGCTGCCTGCTCCCCAGAACCCCTCCTCCCACTCTTGGGCCTTTCGATGGCGACCTCCCACCTGGGGCCTCAGCTGTCTTCTGGCTCTGCAG CATTTCCTggtcctggcttctttgctcagtgCCTCCCACCTGCTTCTGCTTCACAGTCTGTCCCCAGGAGGGCTCTCTTACTCACCTGCTCAGCTCCTGGCCTCCAGCTTCTTTTCCTGTGGTATATCTACCATCCTGCAAACTTGCATAGGCAGCAG GCTGCCTCTTGTCCAGGCTCCATCCTTTGAGTTCCTTATTCCTGCTCTGGTACTGACCACTCAGAAGTTTCCTCTGGCTGTACACACCCCTGGGAACA cctccctctcACTACACCTGTGCAGGTTGCCCGGCTGCCCTGGCCTGGAGCTCTGGAACACATCTCTCCGAGAG gtGTCCGGGGCAGTGGTGGTATCCGGGCTGCTGCAGAGCACACTAGGGCTGCTGGGGGCCCCTGGCCGTGTGTTCCCTTTCTGTGGACCCCTGGTGCTGGCACCTAGCCTGGTTGTGGCAGGGCTGTCTGTCCACAGGGAGGTGGCACAGTTCTGCTCTGCTCACTGGGGCCTGGCCTTGCT GCTTATCCTGCTCATGGTGGTCTGTTCTCAGCACCTGGGTTCCTGCCAGGTGCCTCTGTGGCCCTGGAGGCCAACTTCAGCCTCTTCAACTCACATCCACGTTCCTGCCTTCCGGCTCCTCTCG GTACTGCTCCCTGTGGCCTGTGTGTGGATTGTCTCTGCCTTTCTGGATCTCAGCACTCCCCCGCTGAAGCTTTCCGCCTCCACCAAAGCACCATGGTTTTGGCTACCTCACCCGG gTGAGTGGGACTGGCCCTTGTTGACACCCAGGGCTTTGGCTGCAGGCATCTCCATGGCTTTAGCAGCTTCCACCAGCTCCCTGGGCTGTTATGCCCTGTGTGGCCAGCTGCTGCAGTtacctcctccacctccacatGCCTGCAGTCGAGGGCTGAGCCTGGAGGGCCTGGGCAGTATGCTGGCTGGGCTTCTGGGATGTCCCATGGGCATTGCATCCAGCTTCTCTAATGTGGGCACAGTGAGTCTTTTCCAG GCTGGATCTCGGCGAGTGGCCTACATAGTGGGGTTGCTCTGCGTGGGACTTGGGCTCTCCCCAGGGCTGGCTCAGCTCCTCACCACCATCCCATTGCCTGTTCTTG GTGGTGTGCTGGGCGTGACCCAGGCTGTAGTTCTGTCTGCTGGATTCTCCCGCTTCCACCTGGCTGACATTGACTCTGGACGGAATGTCTTCATTGTGGGCTTTTCCATCTTCATGGCTCTACTGCTGCCAAGATGGCTCCGGGAAGCGCCGGTCCCACTCAACACAG GCTGGAGTCCCTTGGATGTGTTATTACGCTCCCTGCTGGCAGAGCCAATCTTCCTAGCAGGACTCTTGGGATTCCTTTTAGAGAACACTATTTCTG GCACACGGCTTGAGCGAGGTTTAAGTCAAGGGCTGCCAACTTCTTTCACTGCCCAACAGGCTAGAATGCCTCAGAAGTACAGGGAGAAGGCTGCTCAAGAGTATGGGCTTCCTTTCACCATCCAAAACCTATGTTCCTGCATCCCCTCATTCCTCCGATGCCTCTGCCCAGTGACTGAAGACCTtggggatgaggaaggaggtaacgcGGAACCAGGAGAGGGAGCAGACTTGTTGCCTGGCTTTGAGGAGCCACCCCCTGCATCCAACAGAGAACGGCTTAGAGTCCAGTAA
- the Slc23a3 gene encoding solute carrier family 23 member 3 isoform X2 codes for MNGPPLHPISLLSMGSQNALAPLPPLLPAPQNPSSHSWAFRWRPPTWGLSCLLALQHFLVLASLLSASHLLLLHSLSPGGLSYSPAQLLASSFFSCGISTILQTCIGSRLPLVQAPSFEFLIPALVLTTQKFPLAVHTPGNTSLSLHLCRLPGCPGLELWNTSLREVSGAVVVSGLLQSTLGLLGAPGRVFPFCGPLVLAPSLVVAGLSVHREVAQFCSAHWGLALLTWVPARCLCGPGGQLQPLQLTSTFLPSGSSRFPPPPKHHGFGYLTRAGSRRVAYIVGLLCVGLGLSPGLAQLLTTIPLPVLGGVLGVTQAVVLSAGFSRFHLADIDSGRNVFIVGFSIFMALLLPRWLREAPVPLNTGWSPLDVLLRSLLAEPIFLAGLLGFLLENTISGTRLERGLSQGLPTSFTAQQARMPQKYREKAAQEYGLPFTIQNLCSCIPSFLRCLCPVTEDLGDEEGGNAEPGEGADLLPGFEEPPPASNRERLRVQ; via the exons ATGAACGGACCACCTCTCCATCCCATCTCACTCCTGTCCATGGgctcccagaatgccctggctcccCTGCCACCTTTGCTGCCTGCTCCCCAGAACCCCTCCTCCCACTCTTGGGCCTTTCGATGGCGACCTCCCACCTGGGGCCTCAGCTGTCTTCTGGCTCTGCAG CATTTCCTggtcctggcttctttgctcagtgCCTCCCACCTGCTTCTGCTTCACAGTCTGTCCCCAGGAGGGCTCTCTTACTCACCTGCTCAGCTCCTGGCCTCCAGCTTCTTTTCCTGTGGTATATCTACCATCCTGCAAACTTGCATAGGCAGCAG GCTGCCTCTTGTCCAGGCTCCATCCTTTGAGTTCCTTATTCCTGCTCTGGTACTGACCACTCAGAAGTTTCCTCTGGCTGTACACACCCCTGGGAACA cctccctctcACTACACCTGTGCAGGTTGCCCGGCTGCCCTGGCCTGGAGCTCTGGAACACATCTCTCCGAGAG gtGTCCGGGGCAGTGGTGGTATCCGGGCTGCTGCAGAGCACACTAGGGCTGCTGGGGGCCCCTGGCCGTGTGTTCCCTTTCTGTGGACCCCTGGTGCTGGCACCTAGCCTGGTTGTGGCAGGGCTGTCTGTCCACAGGGAGGTGGCACAGTTCTGCTCTGCTCACTGGGGCCTGGCCTTGCT CACCTGGGTTCCTGCCAGGTGCCTCTGTGGCCCTGGAGGCCAACTTCAGCCTCTTCAACTCACATCCACGTTCCTGCCTTCCGGCTCCTCTCG CTTTCCGCCTCCACCAAAGCACCATGGTTTTGGCTACCTCACCCGG GCTGGATCTCGGCGAGTGGCCTACATAGTGGGGTTGCTCTGCGTGGGACTTGGGCTCTCCCCAGGGCTGGCTCAGCTCCTCACCACCATCCCATTGCCTGTTCTTG GTGGTGTGCTGGGCGTGACCCAGGCTGTAGTTCTGTCTGCTGGATTCTCCCGCTTCCACCTGGCTGACATTGACTCTGGACGGAATGTCTTCATTGTGGGCTTTTCCATCTTCATGGCTCTACTGCTGCCAAGATGGCTCCGGGAAGCGCCGGTCCCACTCAACACAG GCTGGAGTCCCTTGGATGTGTTATTACGCTCCCTGCTGGCAGAGCCAATCTTCCTAGCAGGACTCTTGGGATTCCTTTTAGAGAACACTATTTCTG GCACACGGCTTGAGCGAGGTTTAAGTCAAGGGCTGCCAACTTCTTTCACTGCCCAACAGGCTAGAATGCCTCAGAAGTACAGGGAGAAGGCTGCTCAAGAGTATGGGCTTCCTTTCACCATCCAAAACCTATGTTCCTGCATCCCCTCATTCCTCCGATGCCTCTGCCCAGTGACTGAAGACCTtggggatgaggaaggaggtaacgcGGAACCAGGAGAGGGAGCAGACTTGTTGCCTGGCTTTGAGGAGCCACCCCCTGCATCCAACAGAGAACGGCTTAGAGTCCAGTAA